One window of the Candidatus Zixiibacteriota bacterium genome contains the following:
- a CDS encoding Oxidoreductase domain protein, which produces MNIGIIGCGYWGPNLIRNFGLLENVRVLGVADLREERLKYISRLYPNIKIFARNPDELLRHKDIDALVIATPVSTHFPLAMEAMKQGKHVLLEKPMTATSEQAEVLIETAERSKLTLMVDHTFIYTGAVRKIKEIIASGELGEIYYFDSVRVNLGLFQHDVNVVWDLAPHDVSIMDYLLAKPARTISATGVAHFESDIENIAYISVGYDAHLIGHIHVNWLAPVKVRQTLVCGSRKMIVYDDVEPSEKVKIYDKGVDYIKNREEVYDILVQYRTGDMMAPRIELTEALNLVSKEFVSAIEQGRAPLTDGQAGYRVVRILEAANQSLKQGGKVIKL; this is translated from the coding sequence ATGAATATCGGCATAATCGGATGCGGCTATTGGGGACCGAATCTCATCAGAAACTTCGGGCTCCTTGAGAATGTTCGGGTTCTGGGGGTGGCGGATTTGCGGGAGGAACGACTGAAATACATTTCGCGTCTATATCCCAATATCAAAATATTTGCCAGAAATCCCGACGAATTGCTCCGGCACAAGGATATCGATGCTCTGGTAATCGCAACCCCGGTTTCGACCCATTTTCCCCTGGCAATGGAGGCGATGAAACAGGGCAAGCACGTTCTACTGGAGAAACCGATGACGGCCACATCGGAGCAGGCCGAGGTCCTCATCGAGACGGCGGAGAGAAGCAAATTGACCCTGATGGTCGATCATACTTTCATCTACACGGGGGCGGTCAGAAAGATAAAGGAGATTATCGCCAGCGGGGAACTGGGGGAGATTTATTATTTCGATTCGGTGCGGGTCAATCTGGGGCTGTTTCAGCATGATGTCAATGTGGTCTGGGATCTGGCGCCGCATGATGTGTCGATCATGGACTATCTTCTGGCCAAGCCGGCGCGAACCATTTCGGCGACAGGGGTGGCGCATTTCGAAAGCGATATCGAGAATATCGCCTACATTTCGGTCGGTTATGATGCTCATCTAATCGGGCACATTCATGTCAACTGGCTGGCGCCGGTGAAAGTCCGCCAGACACTGGTATGCGGCTCGCGCAAGATGATAGTGTACGATGATGTGGAACCGTCGGAGAAGGTCAAAATCTATGATAAGGGCGTGGACTATATCAAGAATCGGGAAGAGGTTTATGATATCCTGGTGCAATATCGCACCGGTGATATGATGGCGCCGCGGATCGAATTGACCGAGGCGCTGAATCTGGTGTCAAAGGAATTTGTCAGCGCCATAGAACAAGGGCGGGCGCCCTTGACCGACGGCCAGGCCGGCTATCGAGTGGTGAGAATTTTAGAGGCGGCTAATCAGTCGTTGAAACAGGGGGGGAAGGTTATCAAATTATGA
- a CDS encoding hypothetical protein (Evidence 5 : Unknown function), with product MPKTNRPRIVFVEVLVDRLILESFPNERAPYQSARSDDGSQDSMDRMRRRIIWHINHTLSKRQKEVLKLYLVGKKEGEIGRILGVKQQVVNIYKKRAVNRLRIVLNHNPVC from the coding sequence ATGCCGAAGACTAACCGTCCCAGGATTGTCTTTGTCGAGGTGCTGGTTGACCGTCTTATTCTGGAATCATTTCCGAATGAACGGGCGCCCTATCAATCGGCCCGGAGTGATGATGGATCCCAGGATTCGATGGATCGGATGCGTCGCAGGATAATCTGGCATATAAATCATACCCTATCGAAACGGCAGAAAGAAGTGTTGAAATTATATCTTGTTGGGAAAAAAGAGGGGGAAATCGGCAGAATTTTGGGTGTCAAACAGCAGGTCGTCAATATTTATAAGAAGCGTGCGGTCAACAGGTTGCGAATTGTGTTAAATCATAATCCTGTATGTTAA
- a CDS encoding N-acetylglucosamine-1-phosphate uridylyltransferase/acetyltransferase, translating into MKNVQIFGDVKIFENVSIGEGSTIYGPAVLGQPPRGSKEGERPLIIGRESVIRPFTTIYAGTKIGDHFQSGQGASIREDNIIGNNVSVGTNAVLEFENKIGDSCRIHSGCFLEMVTLGNYVFVAPNTVFTDDPHPMNCPRYKECGGGAIVGDLVKIGANCTFLPAVKIGEGALIGAGSVVVSDIPEMMVAAGNPARVIKSVKELTCRIHAYERPYVWFPYVKEDEKKS; encoded by the coding sequence ATGAAAAATGTTCAAATATTCGGCGATGTAAAGATATTCGAGAATGTCTCTATCGGCGAGGGGAGCACAATTTATGGACCGGCCGTGCTGGGTCAGCCGCCGCGCGGGAGCAAGGAGGGGGAACGGCCCCTTATAATAGGACGGGAATCGGTCATACGGCCGTTCACGACGATCTATGCCGGGACCAAAATCGGCGACCATTTTCAATCCGGGCAAGGGGCATCGATACGCGAGGACAATATAATCGGAAATAATGTGTCGGTCGGGACCAATGCCGTGCTCGAATTTGAGAATAAAATCGGTGATTCCTGCCGGATCCATTCGGGTTGTTTCCTGGAAATGGTGACCCTTGGAAATTATGTTTTTGTGGCGCCGAACACGGTTTTTACTGACGACCCGCATCCGATGAATTGCCCGCGCTATAAGGAATGCGGCGGGGGAGCAATTGTCGGTGACTTGGTGAAAATAGGGGCGAATTGCACCTTCCTTCCGGCGGTCAAAATCGGTGAAGGCGCCTTGATCGGCGCCGGGTCGGTGGTTGTTAGTGACATACCGGAAATGATGGTGGCGGCGGGTAATCCGGCGAGGGTTATCAAGTCGGTCAAGGAACTGACCTGCCGAATTCATGCCTACGAGCGGCCCTATGTCTGGTTTCCGTATGTCAAAGAGGACGAAAAGAAATCATAA
- a CDS encoding exported hypothetical protein (Evidence 5 : Unknown function), protein MLGAKFFRATAIIFLLALMLPAIAPATTVRPVADIIEKDYQAGQIDYENKIIYQLMSIRDPEKLPVQYKTSAISAAVSGPGKSATAIFREAWSNLKELSPDGQAKVSQYLTRPGGAYAFDSPGGHFKLHYDISGPNAVPTTDADADGIPDYVEKAASYCDSAWRTEVTNLQYMAPPSDGAVGGDSRYDIYFEEMNYYGYTAPESYGPNPWNDATSYISIHRNFLGFPPNTDPDGDQAGAAKVTIAHEFFHAVQFAYDYSEATWWMEVSSTWMEDIVYDTVNDNYNYLPTFFSSPQTALTDDSYHCYASFIWDKYLQEKFDTSVVRKIWGGCIYSTVGQATNDSLAPLGYNFARGVAEFTTWNYITSSRNDGLHFSEAVSYPAMTIAASHSSYPVNLSSSPVSPAGFGSAYIQFLPGIETGDLEITLDCSDSRTWAAYLIKSTAVNNHVIDSIPLNPSGWTADVTVNNIENYYAVTLVVINTSINTTAAPFAYSARIRTDYAVAGTLMGDTVGYGGAVRPLSYNIQNTGILDDIINVTVYDSLGWLVPPLDTALSLLVGESKTLNYNLGPPAGLPLGTRDKIYLLCQSTGDPAVTDTASVPFRTILQYGDADFDGTINILDVSYIINFLYHAGAVPQPVPAAGDMNCNGMINILDLSSIINHLYRGALGSPCNPF, encoded by the coding sequence ATGCTTGGTGCGAAATTTTTCAGAGCTACGGCAATCATTTTTTTATTGGCACTTATGCTCCCGGCAATAGCGCCGGCGACGACGGTTCGGCCGGTCGCGGATATAATTGAAAAGGATTATCAAGCGGGGCAGATCGATTATGAGAACAAGATCATTTATCAATTGATGTCAATCCGGGACCCGGAAAAACTCCCGGTTCAGTATAAGACATCGGCCATTTCGGCGGCAGTATCGGGGCCGGGGAAATCGGCCACGGCTATTTTCAGGGAAGCCTGGAGCAATCTTAAAGAACTCTCCCCCGATGGGCAGGCGAAAGTATCTCAATATTTAACGCGCCCCGGAGGCGCCTATGCTTTCGATTCGCCGGGCGGCCATTTTAAACTTCATTATGACATTAGCGGTCCCAACGCCGTCCCGACGACCGATGCGGACGCCGACGGCATTCCGGATTATGTGGAGAAAGCGGCTTCTTATTGCGATTCCGCCTGGCGGACGGAGGTGACCAATCTGCAATATATGGCCCCGCCATCGGATGGAGCCGTAGGGGGAGATTCGCGATATGACATTTATTTCGAAGAAATGAATTATTACGGTTATACGGCGCCGGAGTCTTACGGTCCGAATCCTTGGAACGATGCCACAAGTTATATTTCGATTCATCGTAATTTTCTGGGATTCCCGCCGAATACCGATCCCGATGGCGATCAGGCCGGGGCGGCCAAGGTAACAATTGCTCATGAGTTTTTCCACGCCGTGCAATTCGCCTACGACTACAGCGAAGCGACCTGGTGGATGGAAGTAAGTTCGACCTGGATGGAAGATATCGTCTACGATACCGTAAACGACAATTACAATTATTTGCCGACATTTTTCAGTTCGCCCCAGACGGCCCTGACCGACGATTCTTATCACTGCTACGCCAGTTTCATTTGGGATAAGTATCTTCAGGAAAAGTTCGATACGTCGGTGGTTCGCAAGATATGGGGCGGGTGTATTTATTCGACAGTAGGTCAGGCGACAAACGATTCCCTGGCGCCTTTGGGTTACAATTTTGCCCGGGGAGTCGCGGAATTTACCACCTGGAATTACATTACATCATCGAGAAATGACGGGCTTCATTTCAGCGAGGCCGTATCATATCCGGCCATGACGATAGCCGCGAGCCATTCATCGTATCCGGTGAATCTGAGCAGTTCGCCGGTTTCGCCGGCAGGTTTCGGCTCGGCCTATATTCAGTTTTTGCCCGGGATAGAAACAGGCGATTTAGAAATTACTCTCGATTGCAGTGACAGCCGCACCTGGGCGGCGTATTTGATTAAATCGACAGCCGTCAACAACCATGTAATTGACAGCATCCCCCTTAATCCATCCGGCTGGACCGCCGATGTTACCGTGAACAATATCGAGAATTATTATGCGGTGACGCTCGTGGTTATAAATACCTCCATTAATACCACCGCCGCTCCTTTTGCCTATTCCGCCCGGATAAGAACAGATTATGCGGTCGCCGGGACTTTGATGGGGGATACGGTTGGGTATGGCGGGGCGGTGCGGCCGCTGTCATACAATATCCAAAATACCGGAATTCTTGACGATATAATCAACGTCACTGTTTACGATTCACTGGGGTGGCTGGTTCCGCCGCTGGATACAGCGCTGTCACTTCTGGTGGGGGAATCAAAGACATTAAACTACAATTTAGGACCCCCGGCGGGTTTGCCTCTGGGAACCCGAGACAAGATATATTTGCTCTGCCAGTCCACCGGGGATCCGGCCGTCACCGATACCGCTTCGGTTCCGTTTCGAACCATACTTCAGTACGGCGACGCCGATTTCGACGGAACAATAAATATTCTGGATGTCTCTTATATTATAAATTTTCTGTATCATGCGGGCGCAGTTCCTCAGCCGGTAC
- a CDS encoding hypothetical protein (Evidence 5 : Unknown function), whose product MEYFLPYCAGNVLPDSGRKDMNTSKIGVWGVLLGLALTCLSAGSVLANSRPADYKANGSIALIEKAYSDGKLTLGDKIFRELQAVMAPQDLPSSLASSLPEIVKCGTPYVEEALANWRILTGDQQALATQYLARPNLDSTYISPSHAFAIHYSRSGNDAVPLEDLNLNNIPDYVERIGQYMDSVYHFYHTTLGYLPHPRDNDSLYDVYLLKIAAYGITVQESPGDSAWEDYSSYIQIHCNFVNFPPNDDPEGDVIGAQKVTCAHEYYHATQMAYNANMEAWWRESAATYFEEVSYPEVNDNYGYLPTFFNYPDTFLTAGGYHMYSAFIWPQYLAAKFSLNILRTIAERQRFYSILASIDSSLAPLGKTVKGIFPEFTVWNYFTGPRTGGITYDSAADYPPVPLDRSLVAPFAAITPIYAPDGLAANYIMAYPESGSEGLLKIGFDGANTVEWGFSYVAFRGSTVDVHPGCAVDAQGRTSCGIYDIALYDSVLFVPAVVSQWLNNNQYSFTATINPFGDADGNGSLNILDVSYLINYLYRYGTPPKYDYFIGDANCSGNVNILDVSYIIKNLYREGPSPCPYRP is encoded by the coding sequence TTGGAATATTTCTTGCCTTATTGCGCCGGAAATGTCTTGCCCGATTCCGGCAGGAAGGATATGAATACGAGCAAAATAGGGGTTTGGGGAGTACTTTTAGGCCTTGCTTTGACCTGTCTGTCAGCGGGCTCCGTTCTGGCGAACAGCCGTCCGGCGGATTATAAGGCCAACGGTTCAATCGCTCTTATCGAAAAAGCATACAGTGACGGCAAGTTGACACTCGGCGATAAAATATTTCGCGAGCTTCAGGCGGTCATGGCGCCGCAGGATTTGCCGTCGAGTCTGGCCTCGTCTCTTCCTGAGATTGTCAAATGCGGGACCCCGTATGTCGAAGAAGCCCTGGCCAACTGGAGGATTTTGACGGGCGATCAGCAGGCCCTGGCCACTCAATATCTGGCGCGGCCGAATCTGGATTCAACATATATATCCCCGTCACATGCTTTCGCCATACATTACAGCCGTTCCGGAAATGATGCGGTCCCTCTCGAAGATCTTAATCTGAATAATATTCCCGATTACGTGGAGCGGATCGGCCAGTACATGGACAGCGTTTATCATTTTTATCACACCACGCTCGGCTACCTGCCGCACCCGCGCGACAATGATTCCTTATATGATGTCTATTTGCTGAAAATAGCCGCCTATGGCATAACGGTTCAAGAAAGCCCGGGCGATTCGGCCTGGGAAGATTACAGTTCATATATTCAGATTCACTGTAATTTCGTCAATTTTCCGCCCAACGATGATCCGGAAGGGGATGTTATCGGCGCCCAGAAAGTGACTTGCGCGCATGAATATTATCATGCCACGCAGATGGCATATAATGCCAATATGGAGGCCTGGTGGCGCGAGAGCGCGGCGACTTATTTTGAAGAGGTTTCGTATCCCGAAGTAAATGACAATTATGGTTATTTGCCGACATTTTTCAATTATCCCGATACTTTTTTGACGGCCGGCGGCTATCACATGTACAGTGCTTTCATTTGGCCCCAGTATCTGGCAGCGAAATTCAGTCTTAACATTCTCCGGACCATCGCGGAAAGGCAGCGGTTCTATTCCATTCTGGCATCAATAGATTCGTCGCTGGCGCCGCTGGGAAAGACGGTCAAGGGTATCTTCCCGGAATTCACCGTCTGGAACTATTTTACCGGGCCGAGAACCGGGGGAATCACTTATGACAGTGCGGCCGACTATCCTCCGGTACCGCTGGATCGGTCTCTGGTGGCTCCATTTGCCGCTATCACCCCGATTTATGCTCCCGACGGATTGGCGGCCAATTATATCATGGCCTATCCCGAAAGCGGCTCAGAGGGCCTTTTAAAAATCGGCTTTGACGGCGCCAATACGGTGGAATGGGGCTTTTCGTATGTGGCTTTCAGAGGAAGTACGGTCGATGTTCACCCCGGCTGCGCCGTGGACGCTCAGGGACGAACCAGTTGCGGCATCTATGATATTGCCCTTTATGATTCGGTCCTTTTCGTTCCCGCGGTTGTGTCACAGTGGCTGAATAATAATCAATACTCGTTCACGGCGACCATAAATCCTTTCGGCGACGCGGACGGCAACGGTTCACTGAACATTCTGGATGTCAGTTACCTGATAAATTATCTGTACCGATACGGAACTCCCCCCAAATATGATTACTTCATAGGGGATGCCAATTGCAGCGGTAACGTGAATATTCTTGATGTGAGCTATATCATAAAGAACCTTTATCGTGAAGGACCATCACCCTGTCCCTACCGTCCTTGA
- a CDS encoding exported hypothetical protein (Evidence 5 : Unknown function) — MKRSHLKFFFFLTMISLPVLSYGSKIEDNLIREGPRIDSVEIINRNIYNTDSSVYKYFIFKLANKFHIKTRKFVIARELLLKKGDLYSKQLADETERNLRSLPFIWDARVELIKSPSGEAILRVTTTDRWTFVGGPAFSRASGRNIVELRLVESNFLGRGQFVSLKYYIRQNVEDYNEVAFTERRLFGTWLRFDLFSSNHPEVGRKSITFTKPLYALTSRFYYGADYTSIYRRERYYSHGDIIAQNYVKGKEVTLSSAFRTGTYNDKVQIGFNYYYNDHRILDLSGGGVEFPQDSIYHLLTPSFSISSIYYIRTTHINTFMRPEDIGLTNGMNLALGWAYDPRRDRQIYRTLSVGLNFASHQGSSLFFLNLNRQVWFDRNLFFRKAFNISIRYYNNGLSWITPVLFATYGEDMRIDRINTLFLGENNGIRGYPENFDSGEKLLRCNFENRLFTGISLLSVNVGAVQFFDFGQSRRLEERFNSREFLWSTGVGLRLGTEKVSDADVFRIDVAYAGRLKTWQISMALGQYLQ; from the coding sequence ATGAAGCGATCTCATTTGAAATTCTTCTTTTTCCTCACAATGATTTCTTTGCCGGTTCTTTCATACGGTTCCAAAATTGAGGATAATCTTATCCGCGAAGGGCCGCGGATCGATTCCGTGGAAATCATAAATCGCAATATTTACAACACCGATTCCTCGGTATATAAATATTTCATATTCAAACTGGCCAACAAATTCCATATTAAGACCAGAAAATTTGTGATCGCGCGGGAACTGCTTTTGAAAAAGGGGGATCTTTATTCCAAGCAGTTGGCCGATGAAACCGAGCGAAATCTCCGCTCGCTCCCTTTCATCTGGGATGCCCGGGTGGAACTGATTAAGTCTCCATCCGGAGAAGCGATTCTGAGAGTCACCACGACCGATAGGTGGACTTTTGTCGGGGGGCCGGCCTTCAGCCGAGCCTCGGGCCGGAATATCGTAGAACTTCGCCTGGTGGAGTCAAATTTCCTCGGCCGGGGACAGTTTGTTTCCCTCAAGTATTATATCCGTCAGAATGTCGAGGATTATAACGAAGTGGCTTTCACCGAAAGGCGGTTATTCGGTACCTGGCTCCGGTTTGACCTGTTTTCGAGTAATCATCCCGAAGTGGGGAGAAAGAGCATCACTTTCACCAAGCCGCTTTATGCCCTTACCTCCCGCTTCTATTACGGCGCCGATTACACCTCGATTTATCGCCGGGAAAGATATTACAGCCACGGCGATATAATCGCGCAAAATTATGTGAAAGGAAAGGAAGTGACGCTGAGTTCCGCCTTTCGGACCGGGACGTATAACGATAAAGTGCAGATTGGGTTCAATTATTATTACAATGATCATCGGATTCTGGACCTGTCGGGAGGCGGCGTTGAATTTCCTCAGGACAGCATATATCATCTACTGACCCCGTCCTTCTCGATTTCAAGCATATATTATATAAGGACGACCCATATAAATACTTTTATGCGGCCGGAGGATATCGGACTGACAAACGGCATGAACCTGGCGCTGGGATGGGCCTATGATCCCCGCCGCGACCGTCAAATTTACCGGACTTTAAGTGTCGGCCTGAATTTCGCTTCCCATCAGGGGAGCAGTCTCTTCTTTCTAAATCTAAACCGACAGGTCTGGTTCGACCGAAATTTATTCTTCAGAAAAGCCTTCAATATTTCGATAAGATATTATAACAACGGTCTTTCCTGGATTACGCCGGTTCTTTTCGCAACTTACGGGGAGGATATGAGGATTGATCGGATTAACACCCTCTTTTTGGGAGAAAATAACGGCATAAGAGGGTATCCCGAGAACTTTGACAGCGGCGAAAAATTGCTCCGCTGCAATTTTGAAAATCGCCTCTTCACCGGAATATCGCTGCTTTCCGTCAATGTCGGAGCGGTCCAATTTTTTGATTTCGGGCAAAGCCGGCGTCTGGAAGAGAGATTTAACAGCCGCGAATTTCTCTGGTCCACGGGAGTCGGGTTAAGATTGGGAACGGAGAAAGTCTCTGACGCCGATGTGTTTAGAATCGATGTCGCCTATGCGGGCCGCCTTAAGACCTGGCAGATTTCCATGGCCCTGGGACAATATCTCCAATAA
- a CDS encoding Glycosyltransferases involved in cell wall biogenesis: MPAKNILVALFVFNEGEKLRNLMERFPQEAPYDLLFVDDGSTDGSYEFLQNGGRRIIRHEANRGIGCGIREAINYGRKNNYQIIVIMAANGKMLPEEIERLTEPLVAGRYDYVQGSRNLAGGSSPNIPLFRKVTIRLFTVLVNLFTGFHGTDITCGFRAYRLSLFDDRRFNLEQAWLNKYEMEYYIHYHTLKGKYRVTEVPVSMVYPESGKNYSKIRPFTGWWSMIRPWVYLYLRIKK, translated from the coding sequence ATGCCCGCCAAAAATATTCTGGTTGCTCTCTTTGTCTTTAACGAGGGCGAGAAACTGCGGAATTTGATGGAGCGATTTCCGCAAGAGGCTCCCTATGATCTGTTATTTGTCGATGACGGTTCCACTGACGGCAGTTATGAATTTTTGCAGAACGGCGGCCGCCGGATAATCCGGCACGAGGCTAATCGGGGGATCGGTTGCGGCATCAGAGAAGCGATAAATTACGGGCGCAAAAACAATTATCAAATAATCGTGATAATGGCGGCCAACGGAAAAATGCTCCCGGAGGAAATCGAACGGTTGACGGAGCCTTTAGTAGCCGGCCGGTATGACTACGTTCAGGGTTCCCGCAATCTGGCCGGGGGAAGTTCTCCCAATATCCCGCTGTTCCGAAAGGTCACCATCCGATTATTCACGGTCCTGGTCAATCTGTTCACCGGGTTTCACGGAACCGATATCACCTGTGGTTTCCGGGCCTATCGGCTTTCCTTATTCGATGATAGACGATTTAATTTGGAGCAGGCGTGGCTGAATAAGTACGAAATGGAGTACTATATACATTATCATACCCTGAAGGGAAAGTACCGGGTGACGGAGGTTCCGGTATCGATGGTATATCCCGAATCGGGAAAAAATTACAGCAAAATAAGGCCGTTTACCGGTTGGTGGTCGATGATACGGCCCTGGGTTTATCTGTATCTGCGAATCAAGAAATAG
- a CDS encoding conserved hypothetical protein (Evidence 4 : Unknown function but conserved in other organisms) gives MRSRILQAILLILISVIFAFGANRFSGRGIPIRGNWPSISGSDSVIVPPSAQPGDPPFISLDEAAAKFQTPGVMILDARDTADYDAGHIRGAINLPFDYFDDFWDKVMTGVAKDREVVIYCSGEECELSLMLGREMANRGFSRIYIFYGGWREWEKAGLPIEKGV, from the coding sequence ATGAGATCACGCATTCTGCAGGCAATATTGCTTATTTTGATATCTGTAATTTTCGCATTCGGAGCCAATAGATTTTCCGGCCGGGGCATTCCGATCAGAGGGAATTGGCCGTCGATTTCGGGATCGGACTCCGTGATCGTGCCGCCTTCGGCGCAACCCGGGGATCCTCCTTTCATTTCGCTCGATGAGGCGGCCGCCAAATTTCAAACTCCGGGGGTCATGATTCTGGATGCCCGCGACACCGCCGATTATGACGCCGGGCATATTCGAGGGGCGATTAATTTGCCGTTTGATTATTTCGATGATTTCTGGGATAAAGTCATGACGGGGGTCGCGAAGGACAGGGAAGTAGTTATTTATTGTTCCGGGGAGGAATGCGAACTGTCATTGATGCTGGGTCGGGAAATGGCCAACCGGGGCTTCTCGCGAATTTATATCTTTTACGGCGGCTGGCGAGAGTGGGAAAAAGCGGGCCTTCCGATAGAGAAGGGGGTCTGA
- a CDS encoding DoxX family protein: MADNRKFFDNDYLNLVIRLFVGVIFIYAAIDKVANPAQFARIVYNYHLLPTSLINLFAIVMPWVEIICGATLILGVFRPGGVLLANLLILSFIIALSVNLFRGVDIECGCFTVSSKAKGGIIDLLLRDAGLLILALYLLFSRSRRFSLMKS; this comes from the coding sequence ATGGCTGACAATAGAAAATTTTTTGATAATGATTATCTGAATCTGGTAATACGGCTTTTTGTAGGCGTCATATTCATCTATGCGGCGATCGACAAAGTGGCCAACCCGGCTCAGTTTGCGCGCATAGTTTATAATTATCATCTTTTGCCGACATCGCTGATAAACCTTTTCGCTATAGTTATGCCCTGGGTGGAGATTATTTGCGGTGCGACCCTCATCCTGGGCGTCTTCCGTCCCGGAGGCGTCTTGCTCGCCAATCTGCTCATCCTGAGTTTCATCATCGCCTTGAGTGTCAACCTCTTTCGAGGGGTCGACATCGAGTGCGGCTGTTTCACGGTCAGCAGTAAGGCCAAAGGGGGGATTATCGATCTGCTTCTCCGCGATGCCGGGCTTTTGATATTGGCGTTATATCTTCTGTTCAGCCGCTCCCGGCGTTTCTCCCTTATGAAATCCTGA
- a CDS encoding hypothetical protein (Evidence 5 : Unknown function) yields the protein MARTSFKILLAIVLTLVLIGISVLKSTLSGNVSGDKPPAGITALKSPAADGTMISSDSVRILSDSLRLLRNYYESRMERLNQIFMAAGGGKDGLDSLRGDFSAADSDEVVMRYRAVTDTLQAVLKREERLRKDSLRTALMNEYDSLVAAIPPDYGPMDRAAAVGRLTLDLSKKYGFKLDSLPRYIKK from the coding sequence ATGGCGCGAACATCGTTTAAAATATTGCTGGCGATCGTTCTTACCCTGGTTCTGATCGGAATCTCGGTGCTTAAATCGACGCTTTCCGGCAATGTATCAGGCGACAAGCCGCCGGCGGGTATAACCGCCCTGAAGTCCCCGGCGGCGGACGGGACTATGATCTCGTCCGACTCGGTCCGTATCCTGTCGGATTCATTAAGATTGCTGCGGAACTATTATGAATCGCGAATGGAGCGCCTGAACCAGATATTTATGGCGGCCGGTGGAGGCAAAGACGGTCTTGATTCCTTAAGGGGTGATTTTTCAGCGGCCGATAGCGACGAAGTGGTTATGCGCTACCGGGCCGTGACCGATACCCTGCAGGCTGTACTTAAAAGAGAGGAAAGACTCCGCAAAGATTCTTTGCGGACGGCCCTGATGAACGAATATGATTCTCTGGTGGCGGCTATTCCGCCTGATTACGGGCCAATGGACCGGGCGGCCGCTGTCGGCAGGTTGACCCTGGATCTGTCAAAAAAATACGGCTTTAAACTGGATTCCTTACCGCGTTATATTAAGAAATAG
- a CDS encoding exported hypothetical protein (Evidence 5 : Unknown function) has product MRKTGSFIITGVLVLAVGMLLYSCSSKSNPTSSSGGGVGGGNPNAVTISGFAFNPSSTTVKMGTTVTWTNNDAVTHTVTSDDGKFTSSGNLGQGAKYSYTFNTAGSYPYHCSIHPSMTGTITVTP; this is encoded by the coding sequence ATGCGGAAGACAGGTTCTTTTATTATCACAGGAGTCCTGGTTCTGGCGGTCGGAATGTTGCTCTATTCCTGCTCCAGTAAAAGTAATCCGACCAGTTCATCCGGCGGGGGGGTGGGAGGCGGCAATCCGAACGCCGTGACTATCTCCGGTTTCGCTTTCAATCCGAGCAGTACGACGGTTAAAATGGGAACGACCGTCACCTGGACCAATAATGATGCGGTCACGCACACGGTTACCAGCGACGACGGAAAATTTACGTCGTCGGGGAATCTGGGTCAAGGCGCCAAGTATTCCTATACTTTCAATACGGCCGGCAGCTATCCTTATCACTGCTCTATTCACCCCTCGATGACCGGGACCATTACGGTGACGCCGTAA